A section of the Oncorhynchus gorbuscha isolate QuinsamMale2020 ecotype Even-year linkage group LG06, OgorEven_v1.0, whole genome shotgun sequence genome encodes:
- the LOC124037272 gene encoding protein FAM83B-like — MMESEQLSLLSSLKGELQSEDYIHPHYKEAYRLAIDSLVNGGRESYQELLKAERIGSFLSEDELHFITTNASHPLPSSHTEEINGPALDTPASKSSTGTYWPVLSDIVTPDLELGWPMVMHDKLQTNIDLLFHPPRLNSPTIKEVIRKQIQGARQVIAIVMDIFTDVDIFKEAVDASIRGTPVYVLLDEFHLQSFLSMAENQDIQIPKLRNMRVRTVKGQDYICRSGATFHGAMEQRFLLVDCQTVVYGSYSFMWSYEKINLSMVQVITGQLVKSYDEEFRTLFARSSMPAVLAPPEGVLLERNGRHALAKYASQSSQAFERKDQLRHTLDTVYRKACERQMGMTSPIREMEERLYEEEPFQHRPMVNHGVSVQNHIHQFQSAETANFLKRHSYAGERQEVLHVPHNTRYGASNWNVAGDEGYHCAPGRLHFSNAMDDNSQGAQMYRGHNIRQSYHGNDKHARSMQQNIPTLEHTAKSFLRTYRIESYLNNTDTPIGESCDYLDQYEALENKASSFIPSRVRSSLVFKSTIPEQPETNIYSKNSSIRQVDLSARQNNAPHYSSMQRNPATSMENRMRQDEFIMKKQSLQILDDPRNNIGYGRDPHQSVYASLGRTKGGLVIKNPELLQDNWHKRHSVADPKSNIDYRDNKESSSHMYGGAFVRKQADGGGIRVGAQNGGYSSNLNEDQRSVSQYDVKNTVGIKRPPLSIWKEPPSRTVSAAALDMNSKEPTYKSTSTALGSPRFLKKSSKKIRSLLNIPEKKEGSHLTKENVIPKGGGSSDTIVTEEEEQRPNRERKVASQSGTANPTRSPTRIKMDKNHFADDIGKSSAPRFSTDELQQNPPARVTSIRTQGQPTAIDERHERASLASGNWRSDQGGSSRLYSRFEPFCSFEKTQPHSLQSATAPAPIHAPEKTKSMHSAKSNSNNEQHNHTGQQTTSHHENKLGKFIQRVGNFIHKNK; from the exons ATGATGGAATCCGAACAACTCTCCCTGCTGTCCTCCTTGAAAGGAGAGTTGCAGTCTGAGGATTACATTCATCCCCACTATAAGGAGGCTTATCGACTTGCTATCGATTCCCTGGTGAATGGTGGCAGAGAGAGCTACCAGGAGCTCCTCAAGGCCGAGCGGATAGGGAGCTTTCTCTCAGAAGATGAACTCCACTTCATCACTACAAATGCCTCACACCCATTGCCTAGCAGCCACACAGAAGAAATCAATGGACCAGCACTGGACACTCCGGCCAGCAAGTCCTCAACTGGGACGTACTGGCCTGTGCTCTCAGACATAGTAACACCCGACCTGGAGTTAGGATGGCCGATGGTCATGCATGATAAACTCCAAACCAATATAGATCTGCTTTTCCATCCACCCAGACTAAACAGCCCCACCATCAAAGAGGTGATCCGTAAACAGATTCAGGGTGCCAGACAG GTTATTGCAATTGTAATGGACATTTTTACAGATGTGGATATATTCAAAGAAGCGGTTGATGCCTCCATCAGAGGAACTCCAGTTTATGTGCTTCTGGATGAATTTCATCTGCAAAGCTTTCTCTCAATGGCTGAGAATCAAGACATCCAAATCCCAAAACTTAGG AACATGAGAGTACGCACAGTGAAGGGGCAGGATTACATCTGTCGTTCAGGAGCTACATTTCATGGAGCAATGGAGCAGAGGTTTCTATTGGTGGACTGCCAAACAGTGGTGTACGGATCATACAG CTTCATGTGGTCCTATGAGAAAATCAACCTGAGTATGGTGCAGGTCATAACAGGCCAGCTGGTGAAGTCCTATGACGAGGAGTTTCGAACGCTCTTCGCTCGCTCCTCCATGCCAGCAGTTCTCGCCCCTCCCGAGGGTGTGCTACTAGAAAGGAATGGAAGGCATGCTCTGGCAAAGTATGCTTCTCAATCCAGCCAAGCCTTTGAGAGGAAGGACCAGTTGAGACATACCCTGGACACAGTGTATAGGAAAGCCTGTGAGAGACAGATGGGCATGACGAGCCCtatcagagagatggaggagagacttTATGAGGAGGAGCCATTTCAACACAGACCCATGGTCAATCATGGTGTGAGTGTTCAAAATCACATCCATCAGTTCCAGTCTGCAGAGACGGCAAACTTCCTGAAAAGACACAGTTATGCTGGGGAGAGACAAGAAGTCTTGCATGTTCCACACAACACAAGGTATGGGGCAAGCAACTGGAATGTGGCTGGAGATGAAGGTTATCACTGTGCCCCGGGAAGACTCCACTTTTCCAATGCTATGGATGACAATTCTCAGGGGGCACAGATGTACAGAGGTCACAATATTCGGCAGTCCTACCACGGAAATGACAAACACGCCCGCTCCATGCAGCAGAACATACCGACTTTGGAGCACACGGCTAAGTCCTTCTTGCGCACATATAGGATAGAGTCTTACCTCAATAACACTGACACTCCTATTGGGGAATCATGTGATTATCTGGACCAGTATGAAGCTCTGGAAAACAAAGCTAGCTCATTCATTCCCTCCAGAGTTAGGTCATCCCTTGTTTTCAAGTCCACTATTCCAGAGCAACCGGAGACAAACATTTACTCAAAAAACTCTTCCATACGTCAGGTCGATCTCTCTGCAAGGCAAAACAATGCACCGCATTACTCATCAATGCAACGGAATCCAGCAACATCAATGGAAAACAGAATGAGACAGGATGAGTTTATAATGAAGAAGCAAAGTCTGCAAATTTTGGATGATCCCAGGAATAACATTGGCTATGGAAGAGACCCACATCAGTCTGTCTATGCCAGCCTGGGCAGAACCAAAGGGGGACTGGTAATCAAAAACCCTGAGCTCCTCCAAGACAACTGGCACAAAAGGCACAGTGTGGCAGACCCAAAGTCCAACATAGACTACAGAGACAATAAAGAGTCCTCCAGTCACATGTATGGTGGAGCCTTTGTGAGGAAACAGGCAGATGGTGGTGGAATAAGAGTGGGTGCACAGAATGGAGGATATTCTTCAAATCTGAATGAGGATCAGAGATCTGTCTCTCAATATGATGTCAAAAACACAGTGGGCATAAAGAGACCACCTCTTTCCATTTGGAAAGAGCCTCCCTCCAGAACTGTGTCTGCAGCAGCCCTTGATATGAACAGCAAAGAGCCCACTTACAAGTCCACCAGTACAGCACTGGGCTCACCTCGTTTCCTCAAGAAGAGCTCCAAGAAAATCAGATCGTTGCTCAACATACCAGAGAAAAAAGAGGGTTCCCATCTAACCAAGGAAAATGTCATTCCAAAAGGGGGTGGTAGCTCAGACACCATAGTGACTGAGGAAGAAGAACAAAgaccaaacagagagaggaaggttgCATCGCAGAGTGGCACCGCAAATCCAACCAGATCCCCTACCAGGATAAAGATGGACAAGAACCACTTTGCAGATGATATAGGTAAATCATCAGCCCCTCGTTTCAGCACTGACGAGCTGCAGCAAAACCCTCCTGCCAGAGTTACATCCATTAGGACACAGGGGCAGCCTACTGCCATTGATGAAAGACATGAAAGGGCAAGCCTTGCATCAGGAAACTGGCGTAGCGATCAGGGGGGCAGTAGTCGTTTGTATAGCAGATTTGAGCCTTTCTGCTCATTTGAGAAGACGCAACCCCACTCTTTACAATCTGCAACAGCCCCTGCACCCATACATGCACCAGAGAAGACCAAGAGCATGCACTCTGCTAAAAGTAACTCCAACAATGaacaacacaaccacactggCCAGCAGACAACTAGCCACCATGAAAACAAACTGGGGAAATTTATACAAAGAGTAGGGAATTTCATTCACAAAAATAAGTAG